From Deltaproteobacteria bacterium, the proteins below share one genomic window:
- a CDS encoding protoheme IX farnesyltransferase — protein MTELTLKTTRWASDDAASVIRRIGRTMAAYFELTRARIILLVGFTGAPVLALGRPELPSAAKLALVFAGIFFVGAACGVLNAWVERESDKFMERTKNRPIPSGRVSPRGALLCGLVLTAVAVGLLWVGGSATAGIIGAAVIAFYIAIYTAWLKPRTVQNIVIGGAAGASAPLIVDAAIHGQPGLVGYILFAIIFLWTPPHFWAIALYRRDEYAAAGLPMMPAAVGEDGTRWRQLAYALLMWPVTLLPWATHISGTIYAVGATALGAYFVHAVVRAIRARNDRDDRRVFLASIRYLYALFALMILDAVLRG, from the coding sequence ATGACCGAATTGACGTTGAAGACCACGCGATGGGCATCGGATGATGCGGCGAGCGTGATTCGGCGGATCGGCCGGACGATGGCGGCGTACTTCGAACTGACGCGCGCGCGGATCATCCTCCTCGTCGGGTTCACGGGAGCGCCCGTTCTGGCGCTGGGACGGCCGGAGTTGCCGTCGGCGGCGAAACTCGCCCTCGTATTCGCCGGGATTTTTTTCGTCGGTGCGGCGTGCGGTGTGCTCAACGCCTGGGTCGAACGCGAATCCGACAAGTTCATGGAGCGCACAAAGAATCGCCCCATCCCGTCTGGTCGCGTATCTCCTCGCGGCGCCCTGCTCTGCGGGCTGGTGCTCACCGCGGTCGCGGTCGGGCTGCTCTGGGTCGGCGGTTCCGCGACGGCGGGGATCATCGGCGCGGCGGTCATCGCGTTCTACATCGCGATCTACACCGCCTGGCTCAAGCCGCGCACCGTGCAGAACATCGTGATCGGCGGGGCGGCGGGCGCTTCCGCTCCCCTCATCGTCGACGCCGCGATTCACGGACAGCCCGGCCTCGTGGGATACATCCTATTCGCCATCATCTTCCTGTGGACGCCGCCGCACTTCTGGGCGATCGCCCTGTACCGACGCGATGAATACGCCGCGGCGGGCCTGCCGATGATGCCGGCGGCGGTCGGCGAGGACGGCACCAGGTGGCGTCAACTGGCCTACGCGCTGCTCATGTGGCCGGTGACCCTGCTCCCCTGGGCGACGCACATCTCCGGAACGATCTACGCCGTCGGCGCGACAGCGCTCGGCGCGTACTTCGTTCACGCCGTCGTCCGGGCGATCCGCGCTCGCAACGACCGTGACGACCGCCGCGTCTTTCTCGCGTCGATCCGCTACCTCTACGCCCTGTTTGCCCTGATGATCCTCGACGCAGTGCTTCGAGGATAG